A window of the Cannabis sativa cultivar Pink pepper isolate KNU-18-1 chromosome X, ASM2916894v1, whole genome shotgun sequence genome harbors these coding sequences:
- the LOC133032049 gene encoding uncharacterized protein LOC133032049, translating to MEELQCNHESTQLQLKYQLKEGGQPLQIKDDKSLLFYIKLLTKEVDFTRYPLCVNKTSNTAPPNQTMVWNNMIMESYENNAAQEDLQQPGNNTATTSKQQLSAQTMGSGEVDTFFLETVTVSSESTIQQPENNREKTTAVDEDFDFTDYAKLVAAEMVQQLENNQEEEEEVDNTEMMIINDKRHETIEKGQIYKDKETLISTLCYFAIKKTFQYKVVKSCTKEYNIVCLDTNCKWSLKATKNGNTETFIIRSYEEEHTCAVTIRFGDQRQATSKFIADFVKPKFLNLKTKCSPADIKTEMKDKYGIKMNYMKAWRSKERAQTQLHGNAKESYNLLPRYLYMLQKTNPGTLIDIEKDDDDSFKYAFVALNAAIKGWPNCKPIIVVDGTFLKAAYGGTLLTANTQDAESKIFPLAYCIVDSENDKSWEWFLKKIKEAFGVRECQCLISDRHESIIKATRKVFPEITHGYCIFHLLSNLKTKFKKNAKHFRVPFFAAAKAYTEMEFEFHMRELDNLDKRIRPYLEKIGHEKWSRYHSENNRYSTMTSNIAEALNSANLAARETPVTTLMECLRAQMQEWTYNNRKEAQKCTTRLTPSSEKKLIGNYVQSLRLTVKPANQNLFEVIDEDRTRIVNLKEKTCACNRFQKDEMPCNHAVAVMKDLNINTYNYCAQYYTSKAWLQTYEETVYPVGNVREWELPEFFKEIIVLPPKERIKSGRPRKRRMAAAWETKKQNKCGKCGQKGHNKKTCRRITA from the exons ATGGAAGAACTCCAATGCAACCATGAATCAACACAACTACAACTGAAATATCAACTGAAGGAAGGAGGCCAACCACTACAaatcaaggatgacaaaagtctGTTGTTCTACATAAAGCTATTAACGAAGGAGGTTGATTTCACAAGGTACCCATTGTGTGTGAACAAAACCAGTAACACGGCACCACCTAACCAAACAATGGTGTGGAACAATATGATCATGGAATCGTATGAGAACAACGCAGCACAGGAAGACTTGCAGCAACCTGGAAACAACACGGCAACAACTTCCAAGCAACAACTATCTGCGCAGACGATGGGATCTGGTGAAGTTGATACATTTTTCCTAGAAACAGTAACAGTGTCATCAGAATCAACCATACAACAACCAGAAaacaacagagaaaaaactacaGCAGTAGATGAAGATTTCGACTTCACCGACTATGCAAAGCTTGTGGCTGCAGAAATGGTACAGCAACTAGAAAACAaccaggaagaagaagaggaagtggacAACACAGAAATGATGATCATCAATGACAAACGACATGAAACAATAGAGAAGGGGCAAATTTACAAGGACAAAGAAACATTGATAAGTACACTATGCTACTTTGCAATCAAGAAGACATTTCAATACAAAGTAGTGAAATCTTGCACAAAAGAATACAACATAGTGTGTTTGGACACAAACTGCAAATGGAGTTTAAAGGCTACAAAAAATGGAAACACAGAAACATTCATAATAAGGAGCTACGAAGAAGAACACACATGTGCAGTTACAATAAGATTTGGAGATCAACGACAAGCTACATCAAAGTTTATAGCAGATTTTGTAAAACCAAAATTCTTGAACCTGAAAACAAAGTGCAGCCCTGCAGACATAAAGACAGAAATGAAAGACAAATACGGAATAAAGATGAATTACATGAAAGCATGGCGTAGTAAAGAGCGAGCACAAACCCAGCTACATGGAAATGCTAAAGAGTCGTACAATCTCTTGCCAAGATACCTGTACATGCTACAGAAAACAAATCcag GAACATTAATAGACATAGAGAAAGATGATGATGACAGTTTCAAATATGCATTTGTTGCATTGAATGCTGCTATAAAAGGTTGGCCAAACTGCAAACCAATCATCGTGGTAGACGGTACATTCCTAAAGGCCGCGTATGGAGGCACGTTGCTCACTGCCAACACACAAGATGCAGAATCGAAAATTTTTCCACTAGCATACTGCATAGTTGATTCTGAGAACGATAAATCGTGGGAGtggttcttaaaaaaaataaaagaagcatTCGGGGTTCGAGAATGTCAATGCCTAATATCAGACAGACATGAAAGCATCATCAAAGCAACTAGGAAAGTGTTCCCTGAAATAACACATGGCTACTGCATCTTCCACCTCTTGTCGAAcctcaaaacaaaattcaagaaaaatgcAAAGCATTTCAGAGTGCCATTCTTTGCAGCTGCAAAAGCTTACACAGAAATGGAGTTTGAATTCCATATGAGGGAGCTAGACAACTTGGATAAGCGCATAAGACCGTACCTGGAGAAAATTGGCCATGAAAAATGGTCAAGGTATCATTCAGAAAACAACAG GTACTCTACCATGACATCAAACATAGCTGAGGCACTGAACTCAGCAAATTTAGCAGCAAGGGAAACACCAGTGACAACATTAATGGAGTGCTTGAGGGCACAAATGCAAGAGTGGACATACAATAATAGAAAGGAGGCACAAAAATGCACAACAAGGCTGACACCATCATCTGAGAAAAAACTCATAGGGAACTATGTACAGTCATTGCGACTAACA GTGAAACCAGCAAACCAGAACCTGTTTGAGGTGATAGATGAAGACAGAACAAGAATAGTAAACTTGAAGGAGAAGACGTGCGCATGCAATAGATTTCAAAAAGATGAAATGCCATGTAACCATGCAGTCGCCGTCATGAAGGACTTgaacataaacacatacaactaCTGTGCACAATACTACACATCAAAAGCATGGCTGCAAACATATGAAGAAACAGTATACCCAGTTGGAAACGTAAGAGAATGGGAACTTCCagaattttttaaagaaatcaTAGTGTTGCCTCCAAAGGAGAGAATCAAGTCTGGAAGGCCGAGGAAAAGAAGAATGGCAGCAGCTTGGgaaacaaagaaacaaaacaagTGTGGCAAGTGTGGACAAAAGGGACATAACAAAAAGACCTGCAGAAGAATTACAGCATAG
- the LOC133031927 gene encoding uncharacterized protein LOC133031927, giving the protein MATTRSGSKSPSPAKKVSKKSKKAPTVTSKVEPKMGLKKIAKNLVADVPETSGTKKRAPPVKADAPKTKRAKISKSARDVSSDSDFEDEVHGEDQKPKVESKVI; this is encoded by the exons ATGGCAACCACTAGAAGTGGTTCGAAATCACCATCTCCGGCGAAGAAAGTTTCTAAAAAATCGAAGAAGGCTCCAACTGTTACTTCCAAAGTCGAACCTAAGATggggttaaaaaaaattgctaaaaattTAGTGGCTGATGTTCCAGAGACATCGGGCACTAAGAAAAGAGCCCCTCCTGTTAAAGCCGATGCTCCTAAGACTAAGAGAGCAAAAATTTCCAAGTCTGCACGCGAT GTTTCCTCAGATTCTGATTTTGAGGATGAAGTGCATGGTGAGGACCAAAAGCCCAAAGTTGAATCAAAGGTAATTTAA